In Terriglobia bacterium, the following proteins share a genomic window:
- the rpsU gene encoding 30S ribosomal protein S21 gives MAEVIIQETESLENALRRFKRKVQQEDIIKEIKKHSFYMKPGEKRRAKEALSRKRLRKKQRREQD, from the coding sequence GTGGCCGAAGTAATCATCCAGGAAACAGAATCCCTGGAAAATGCCCTGCGCCGCTTCAAGCGCAAGGTGCAACAGGAAGACATCATCAAGGAAATCAAGAAGCACAGCTTCTACATGAAGCCCGGTGAAAAACGCCGGGCCAAGGAAGCGCTTTCGCGAAAGCGACTGCGCAAGAAGCAGCGGCGCGAGCAGGACTAA
- a CDS encoding zinc-ribbon domain containing protein, whose product MEYHDKVLKCSDCSSEFVFTAGEQMFFADKGFKNEPKRCKTCKAKRTEGSGNSGTSRAETKTNCSQCGKETTVPFRPTQGRPVFCRECFQQRRTMGASPN is encoded by the coding sequence ATGGAGTATCACGATAAGGTCCTGAAGTGTTCCGACTGCAGTTCGGAGTTCGTATTTACCGCCGGCGAACAGATGTTTTTCGCCGATAAGGGCTTCAAGAACGAACCCAAACGCTGCAAAACCTGCAAGGCAAAACGCACCGAGGGTTCCGGAAACTCCGGGACGTCCCGCGCCGAAACGAAAACCAACTGCTCGCAGTGCGGCAAGGAAACAACCGTGCCCTTCCGTCCCACGCAGGGGCGCCCGGTCTTCTGCCGGGAATGCTTCCAGCAGCGGCGCACCATGGGTGCTTCGCCGAACTGA